The Salvelinus alpinus chromosome 3, SLU_Salpinus.1, whole genome shotgun sequence genome segment TTTTTCACTTAGTCATACGTTGATTTCAATGGGAGAAAATGTGTTAGGAATCACCCCCATAGGACTTGATCCTGTACGAGGACACGACGGCTGTCATCACAACTATTAACGAAGGACCTGCTGTTACAGTACTACACAAACCTGCTAGCTATTAACGAAGGACCTGCTGTTACAGTACTACACAAACCTGCTAGCTATTAACGAAGGACCTGCTGTTACAGTACTACACAAACCTGCTAGCTATTAACGAAGGACCTGCTGTTACAGTACTACACAAACCTGCTAGCTATGGCCAACAGTTTGGAATAATCTCCTTCCATTTTGCGCAAGTGTGTCGGTAGTGGAACTTTAATTCTAGTTCCCGTAGGGTTACCGTTGTCTTCAATCAGGACAACGTTGTTGGAGTCAAAACGCGGGTTCATCCGCTCTCCGGGCATCTTGTGTCCAACGATAAGAGCTTTTTTCTTCCCTCCCTTGATGGCCAGTAGAACGCGGTCGCCCACCTTTCCCACTCCATTCTTGGTGTACACGTGGATGACTCTAGGCGAGCGGTGCCACGGGGTATTACCCAGTGGACTGTTGTCAACAACACGTACCCTGGTCATCTTCTGGATGGCTGTGGCGGCTGCTGACAcactacgagagagagagagagagagagagatgatatcaGAAGAATATACTCACTATGGCCAAGACTACAAGTCATTCaaatcacatacacatgtttagcagatgttaatgcgggcGAAGCAAAATGCTtggttcctagctccaacagtggcaACTAACAAGTTAAATAACgaaattaagaaatattaggACTAGCAACGTCAGTCCAGAGTCtaaatatatgtgtatgtatagacTATAAATGGACAGTACATGGTAGAATATGTATGTAGCActgtatatctgaagaatagtaTATGTAGAGAAATAGCTgaataggatgagccttgactagaatacagtatatacatatgaagtgggcaaaacagtatgtaaacattattaaaaggGACCAGCGTTCCGTTATTCAAAGGGACCAGCGTTCCGTTATTCAAAGGGACCAGCGTTCCGTTATTCAAAGGGACCAGCGTTCCGTTATTCAAAGGGACCAGCGTTCCGTTATTCAAAGGGACCAGCGTTCCGTTATTAAAAAGGGACCAGCGTTCCGTTATTAAAAAGGGACCAGCGTTCCGTTATTAAAAAGGGACCAGCGTTCCGTTATTCAAAGGGACCAGCGTTCCGTTATTCAAAGGGACCAGCGTTCCGTTATTCAAAGGGACCAGCGTTCCGTGATTCAAAGGGACCAGCTTTCCGTTATTCAAAGGGACCAGCGTTCCGTTATTCAAAGGGACCAGCGTTCCGTTATTCAAAGGGACCAGCGTTCCGTTATTAAAAAGGGACCAGCGTTCCGTTATTAAAAAGGGACCAGCGTTCCGTTATTAAAAAGGGACCAGCGTTCCGTTATTAAAAAGGGACCAGCGTTCCGTTATTAAAAAGGGACCAGCGTTCCGTTATTAAAAAGGGACCAGCGTTCCGTTATTAAAAAGGGACCAGCGTTCCGTTATTAAAAAGGGACCAGCGTTCCGTTATTAAAAAGGGACCAGCGTTCCGTTATTAAAAAGGGACCAGCGTTCCGTTATTAAAAAGGGACCAGCGTTCCGTTATTAAAAAGGGACCAGCGTTCCGTTATTAAAAAGGGACCAGCGTTCCGTTATTAAAAAGGGACCAGCGTTCCGTTATTAAAAAGGGACCAGCGTTCCGTTATTAAAAAGGGACCAGCGTTCCGTTATTAAAAAGGGACCAGCGTTCCGTTATTAAAAAGGGACCAGCGTTCCGTTATTAAAAAGGGACCAGCGTTCCGTTCTTAAAAAGGGACCAGCGTTCCGTTCTTAAAAGGGACCAGCGTTCCGTTATTAAAAAGGGACCAGCGTTCCGTTATTCAAAGGGACCAGCGTTCCGTTATTCAAAGGGACCAGCGTTCCGTTATTAAAAGGGACCAGCGTTCCGTTATTAAAAAGGGACCAGCGTTCCGTTATTAAAAAGGGACCAGCGTTCCGTTATTAAAAGGGACCAGCGTTCCGTTATTAAAAGGGACCAGCGTTCCGTTATTAAAAGACCAATCACGGAGCTTCTAAAATGGCCATGTCTAGTAGCAGGTGGTTTGTTTGAATTTAGAAAAAACGTTCATTATTAAAATCAATAGATTTTTGCTCCATGAAGTAATGCAACAATGTGTACGCCGACATCGTGTCTATTTCAAATCTTCTCTCATTGATTGAGACAGTAAGTGATTTCTGACTATATAAatattgaaatataggcctaagGAAGTTACGGTATCAAGACTAAACAGGATGTGCTCTTAGCCCAACAGCTCCATgatggttatacaaggctgctatactaagtctactaatgataatgacatgatgGTTATAccaggctgctatactaagtctactaatgataatgacatgcatgctggttatacaaggctgctatactaagtctactaatgataatgacatgcatgctggttatacaaggctgctatactaagtctactaatgataatgacatgcatgatggttatacaaggctgctatactaagtctactaatgataatgacatgcaTGATGGTTATACCAGGCTGccatactaagtctactaatgatataagtaatgtcattatcatatggataataataataataataataataaggagatcaagacaaaggagcgtTGTTATTTTTGGACAATTTGAacattaaataaatataaataaataccagAGAGGCTGTTCTAACAACAAGTGTAAAGCTGTTTATTACAGCAGAGCAAAGATGAAAACAgaatttgtgaaattgtttacTTGACATGTGGTTgcgtgaggcttggtgctcacggaatcagtaggctattaaacactCAAACAGGATCTGTCTTATTCCTGTAgataacagtaccagtcaaaagtttggacaccttctcattccagggtttttctttctttctttttctacattgtagaataatagtgaagacaaactatgaaataacacatacggaatcatgtagtaactaaaaagtgttaaacaaatcaaaatatattttatattcttcaaagtagccaccctttgatgacagctttgcacactcttggcattctctcaaccagagaaattaggtagtcacctggaatgcttttccaaaagtcttgaaggagttcccacatatgctgagcccttgttggatgcttttctttccctctgtggtccaactcatctcaatttggttgagggatttggaggccaggtcaactgatgccgcactccatcactctccatcttgaTCAAATAACACTTACACTGCCTGGAGGTATGTTgcatcattgtcttgttgaaaaacaaatgatagtcccactaagaccaaatcagatgggatggcgtatagctgcagaatgctatggtagccatgctggttaagtgcgtcttgaattctaaataaatcacagacagtgtcaccagcaaagcacccccccaccatcacacctcctcctccatgcttcacggtgggaaccacaaatgcggatatcatccgttcacctactctgtgtctcacaaagacacagcggttggaaccaaaaatctcacatttggactcatcagaccaaaggacagatttccaccggtctaatgtccattgctcgagcttcttggcccaagcaattctcttcttcttattggtgtcctttagtagtggtttctttccaGCAAtttaaccatgaaggcctgattcacacagtctcctctgaacagttgatgttgagatgtgtctgttacttgaactccgaagcatttatttgggctgcaatttctgaggctggtaactaattaacttatcctctgcagcagaggtaactctgggtcttccttttatgtggcggtcctcatgcggAAGGTGGCCTGGCAGGTAGgagtattgggccagtaaccgaaaggttgctggatcgaagccccgagctgacaaggtaaaaatctgtcgttctgcccctgaacaaggcagttaactgttccccgggcgccgatgatATGGATgtagattaaggcagccccccgcacctctctgattcagaggggttgggttaaatgcagaagacatttcagttgaatgcattcagttgtaaaagtgactaggtatccccctttcccccatgagagccagtttcatcatagcgcttgatggtttttgcagttgaagaaactttcaaagttctttgactgacatgtcttaaaataattatGGACtttcgcttatttgagctgtccttgccataatatggacttggtcttttaccaaatacggctatcttctgtataccacacctaccttgtcacaacacaactgattggctcaaacgcattaagaaggaaataaattcaacATTAACATTTAattaggcacacctgttaactgaaatgcattccaggtgactaactcatgaagctggttgagggaatgccaagagtgtgcaaagctgttaaggtaaagggtggctactttgaagaatctcaaatatatttttgtgtaacacttactacaggattccatatgtgttttgatgtcttcactattattatacaacgtagaaaatagtaaaaataaagaaaaaaactggaatgagtaggtgtgccaaacttttgactggtactgtatattttcgcCCATATCAGTTatctaatccattgcagaggcctagactaaaagccaatttatgATTTATTCAAAAATGTGTTTGGAGGCTCAATATTGAGGGTGTGACTCAATTGAGGAAACTCCAGAGGCCAAATCCAGCTCTGTACCACATCGCCATGAGCCTCCCAAATGTAACAAtgcgggcgggggggggggggggggggctctgtatagctccgcattgacatgattggttgacagtatgtgggggcggtacatcctgtataaacacaaactcact includes the following:
- the mrpl14 gene encoding large ribosomal subunit protein uL14m isoform X2 → MALISRSCSGFLAQLSSLTHHKAFSVSAAATAIQKMTRVRVVDNSPLGNTPWHRSPRVIHVYTKNGVGKVGDRVLLAIKGGKKKALIVGHKMPGERMNPRFDSNNVVLIEDNGNPTGTRIKVPLPTHLRKMEGDYSKLLAIASRFV
- the mrpl14 gene encoding large ribosomal subunit protein uL14m isoform X1, translated to MTYLTLVQPLRYNKKGPSMALISRSCSGFLAQLSSLTHHKAFSVSAAATAIQKMTRVRVVDNSPLGNTPWHRSPRVIHVYTKNGVGKVGDRVLLAIKGGKKKALIVGHKMPGERMNPRFDSNNVVLIEDNGNPTGTRIKVPLPTHLRKMEGDYSKLLAIASRFV